The proteins below are encoded in one region of Pseudomonas entomophila L48:
- a CDS encoding chemotaxis protein CheW — MLDHIAGQRSSLTGLLLPLGDRTLVLPNVAVAELIGHPAIACEAGEPAWHLGWVDWRQQRLPLIGFEMACGGHTPSGERARIVVLNALGDTGLRYLAMLLQGIPRSCKLDSQLNYVDVPLAEFELAAVQVGEQVARVPDLAGLERLVRDAELQSAAN, encoded by the coding sequence ATGCTTGACCACATCGCCGGCCAGCGCAGCAGCCTGACCGGGCTGTTGCTGCCCCTGGGCGACCGGACGCTGGTGTTGCCCAACGTCGCGGTGGCCGAACTGATCGGCCACCCTGCCATCGCCTGCGAGGCCGGCGAGCCGGCCTGGCACCTGGGTTGGGTCGACTGGCGCCAGCAGCGCCTGCCACTGATCGGCTTCGAGATGGCCTGTGGCGGTCATACCCCGTCTGGCGAGCGGGCGCGGATCGTCGTGCTCAATGCCCTGGGTGACACCGGGCTACGCTACCTGGCGATGCTGCTGCAGGGAATTCCGCGCTCGTGCAAGCTCGACAGCCAGCTCAACTACGTGGATGTGCCGCTGGCCGAGTTCGAGCTGGCGGCGGTGCAGGTGGGCGAGCAGGTGGCACGGGTGCCGGACCTGGCGGGGTTGGAACGGTTGGTGCGTGACGCCGAACTGCAATCAGCGGCCAATTAG
- the gshB gene encoding glutathione synthase: MSVRLGIVMDPIASISYKKDSSLAMLLAAQARGWSLFYMEQRDLYQGEGKARARMRPLKVFADPARWFELGEEQDNLLGDLDVILMRKDPPFDMEFVYSTYLLEQAETDGTLVVNRPQSLRDCNEKLFATLFPQCTPPTLVSRRPDIIRAFAAQHGDVILKPLDGMGGTSIFRHRVGDPNLSVILETLTALGAQQIMAQAYLPAIKDGDKRILMIDGEPVDYCLARIPASGETRGNLAAGGRGEARPLSERDRWIAAQVGPTLRAKGLLFVGLDVIGEHLTEINVTSPTCIREIDAAYNTDIGAKLMDAIDRQLKAR; this comes from the coding sequence ATGAGCGTTCGCCTCGGGATTGTCATGGACCCCATCGCGTCCATCTCCTATAAAAAGGACAGCTCGCTGGCCATGCTGCTGGCCGCCCAGGCCCGCGGCTGGAGCCTGTTCTACATGGAGCAGCGCGACCTGTACCAGGGCGAAGGCAAGGCCCGAGCACGGATGCGCCCGCTGAAGGTGTTCGCCGACCCGGCGCGCTGGTTCGAGCTGGGCGAGGAGCAGGACAACCTGCTGGGCGATCTGGACGTGATCCTGATGCGCAAGGACCCGCCCTTCGACATGGAGTTCGTCTACAGCACCTACCTGCTGGAGCAGGCCGAAACAGACGGCACGCTGGTGGTCAACCGCCCGCAGAGCCTGCGCGACTGCAACGAGAAGCTGTTCGCCACCTTGTTCCCGCAGTGCACGCCGCCTACCCTGGTCAGCCGCCGCCCGGATATCATCCGCGCATTCGCCGCCCAGCATGGAGACGTGATCCTCAAGCCGCTGGACGGCATGGGCGGCACCTCGATCTTCCGCCACCGGGTCGGTGACCCCAACCTGTCGGTGATCCTCGAAACGCTGACCGCGCTGGGCGCCCAGCAGATCATGGCCCAGGCCTACCTGCCGGCGATCAAGGACGGCGACAAACGCATCCTGATGATCGACGGTGAGCCGGTGGACTACTGCCTGGCGCGCATTCCGGCCAGCGGCGAGACCCGCGGCAACCTGGCCGCGGGCGGTCGTGGCGAAGCCCGCCCGCTGAGCGAGCGCGACCGCTGGATCGCCGCCCAGGTCGGCCCGACCCTGCGGGCGAAGGGCCTGCTGTTCGTCGGCCTCGACGTGATCGGCGAGCACCTCACCGAAATCAACGTCACCAGCCCGACCTGCATCCGCGAGATCGACGCCGCCTACAACACCGACATTGGCGCCAAGCTGATGGACGCCATTGATCGCCAGCTGAAGGCGCGCTGA
- the pilH gene encoding twitching motility response regulator PilH, which yields MARVLIVDDSPTELYKLTAILEKNGHQVLKAENGANGVALARQEKPDVVLMDIVMPILNGFQATRQLAKDPATKAIPVLVITAKDQETDRIWAQRQGARDFLTKPVEEDALIAKLKEVLGA from the coding sequence ATGGCCCGAGTTTTGATTGTCGACGATTCGCCGACAGAGTTGTACAAGCTGACCGCGATACTGGAAAAAAACGGCCATCAAGTTCTCAAGGCCGAAAATGGTGCCAATGGCGTGGCCCTGGCGCGTCAGGAGAAACCGGACGTCGTCCTGATGGACATCGTCATGCCGATCCTCAACGGCTTCCAGGCGACCCGCCAGTTGGCCAAGGATCCGGCGACCAAGGCCATCCCAGTGCTGGTCATCACCGCGAAGGACCAGGAAACCGACCGTATCTGGGCCCAGCGCCAGGGCGCCCGTGACTTTCTGACCAAGCCGGTGGAAGAAGACGCGCTTATCGCCAAATTGAAAGAAGTGCTCGGCGCTTGA
- the pilG gene encoding twitching motility response regulator PilG: protein MEQPLKVMVIDDSRTIRRTAQMLLGEAGCEVITASDGFDALAKIIDHKPRIIFVDVLMPRLDGYQTCAVIKHNSEFKDTPVILLSSRDGLFDKARGRVVGSDQFLTKPFSKEELLDAIRAHVPGFAVQDQPAP, encoded by the coding sequence ATGGAACAACCCCTGAAGGTGATGGTGATCGACGACTCCCGCACGATCCGCCGCACCGCGCAGATGTTGCTTGGCGAGGCGGGCTGCGAGGTGATCACCGCCAGCGATGGTTTCGACGCCCTGGCGAAGATCATCGATCACAAGCCGCGGATCATCTTCGTCGACGTGCTCATGCCGCGCCTGGATGGCTACCAGACCTGCGCGGTAATCAAGCACAACAGCGAATTCAAGGACACCCCGGTGATTCTGCTCTCATCCCGCGACGGCCTGTTCGACAAGGCCCGCGGCCGGGTGGTCGGTTCCGACCAGTTCCTTACCAAACCGTTCAGCAAGGAAGAACTGCTCGACGCGATCCGCGCCCATGTGCCCGGTTTCGCCGTGCAAGACCAACCCGCACCCTGA
- the trhA gene encoding PAQR family membrane homeostasis protein TrhA, translating to MYHGERFNAWTHLVGAVLACIGAVWLIVVAGLQGDPWKIVSFSIYGFTLLLLYSISTLYHSTRGRAKQVMRKLDHLSIYLLIAGSYTPFCLVSLRGPWGWSLFGVVWGLAVIGMLQEIKPRSEARILSIVIYAVMGWIVLVAVKPLLSSLGAAGFAWLAAGGVFYTVGIVFFAFDSRFRHWHGIWHLFVIAGSLMHFVAVSLYVR from the coding sequence ATGTACCATGGTGAACGTTTCAACGCCTGGACCCACCTGGTTGGTGCGGTGCTGGCCTGCATTGGCGCGGTCTGGCTGATCGTCGTGGCCGGGCTCCAGGGCGACCCCTGGAAGATCGTCAGCTTTTCCATCTATGGCTTCACGCTGCTGCTGCTCTACAGCATCTCCACGCTCTACCACAGCACTCGCGGGCGGGCGAAGCAGGTCATGCGCAAGCTCGACCACCTGTCGATCTACCTGCTGATCGCCGGCAGCTACACCCCGTTCTGCCTGGTCAGCTTGCGCGGCCCCTGGGGCTGGAGCCTGTTCGGGGTGGTCTGGGGGTTGGCGGTGATCGGCATGCTGCAGGAGATCAAGCCGCGTTCGGAAGCACGCATCCTGTCGATCGTCATCTACGCGGTGATGGGCTGGATCGTGCTGGTGGCGGTCAAGCCGCTGCTGTCCAGCCTGGGGGCCGCGGGCTTCGCCTGGCTGGCTGCCGGCGGTGTGTTCTACACCGTCGGCATCGTCTTCTTCGCCTTCGACAGTCGCTTCCGCCACTGGCATGGCATCTGGCACCTGTTCGTGATTGCCGGGAGCCTGATGCACTTCGTCGCGGTATCTCTCTACGTGCGCTAG
- a CDS encoding chemotaxis protein CheW yields MTTRPQGASLTAFELLLDIDRRCRLLVADQPPQDTRLQQWSGIGFRIAGQWFVAPMGEVAEVLREPRSSRVPGVQPWVRGVANLRGRLLPLMDLCAFFGLGPAAAAGKQRRVLVLDHEELFAGLLVDEVVGLQHFALSSLELSPPQPLIRAAAPFVQGYFPRERNWAIFSPFALAQAPGFLDVAL; encoded by the coding sequence TTGACCACCCGGCCTCAGGGCGCGTCGCTGACCGCCTTCGAGCTGTTGCTGGACATCGACCGCCGTTGCCGCCTGCTGGTCGCCGACCAGCCGCCTCAGGACACGCGTCTGCAGCAGTGGAGCGGCATCGGCTTTCGCATTGCCGGGCAGTGGTTCGTCGCCCCCATGGGCGAGGTCGCCGAGGTGCTGCGCGAACCCCGCAGCAGCCGGGTTCCGGGGGTCCAGCCCTGGGTGCGCGGGGTGGCCAACCTGCGTGGGCGTCTGCTGCCGCTGATGGACCTGTGCGCCTTTTTCGGCCTGGGCCCGGCCGCCGCTGCCGGCAAGCAGCGGCGCGTACTGGTGCTGGACCACGAGGAGCTGTTCGCCGGCCTGCTGGTGGACGAGGTGGTGGGCCTGCAGCACTTTGCCCTCAGCAGCCTGGAACTGTCACCGCCGCAGCCGCTGATCCGCGCGGCCGCGCCTTTCGTGCAGGGGTATTTCCCCCGTGAACGCAACTGGGCAATCTTCAGCCCTTTCGCCCTGGCCCAGGCCCCGGGTTTTCTCGATGTGGCGTTGTAG
- a CDS encoding Hpt domain-containing protein, producing the protein MKGASVMAGMLGGARHDTVALAWTKAPILDCLGQARQALERFTGMPEDLSILAFFVDNLHQVHNCLRVLELPGAARLAEELELLGRAMAEGQVSPRGDCLGALFRGLEQLPPYLDRLRGARHDLPLVVMPLLNQLRVCRGAEPLAQGSLLGELGQRLAGAEDLANLDLSLGNWREHMQAGSGRDALRSVVMALCDDLMRIKERLDPFVSGERQPREPLEHLLAPLRHVADTLSVLGFQQPRRVIIDQVLALQAVVERDDGVDEAVLMDVAGALLYVEATLNGMVGPLEETAPGNLPGSDLAEIRQLVLSEALNVLQQAKDLIGDCLESDWSRQRLQALPGLLHQVRGALAMLALPAAAEVFAGCAGYVQGWLVHLEEEPLPDELAHLADALSAGEAYLQWRVADPLADAQRFIDMAHASLAALGVQCQRVDAGQSIDGIDDELREVFLEEAAELLPEIERHWLRWRADNSLREPLVEVRRALHTLKGSGRMVHAEAVAELAWGAEHLLNRVLEGRIVLSPEGLVALQQVFVRLPDLLADFAASQLPPSAEIEQLASHLHALALNDTPASASIDGLDPHLLEIFRNEALGHLAGLDTFLQGADAQGTAVSDSLQRALHTLKGSAAMAGVMPVAELATALDRLVREYKGHQISLQLAEIELLEAARALFHLGLAQLGSTPLAAIPGAASLIEQVGQAVDNRLAQHQDDPHQPRRSRRDPQLISTFLAQGMDILLDAESLLMHWQAHPGERQPLETLLDDLTTLGHSAHQAELWQVDEICEGLLDLYGAVEEGSLAVTPRLFAVAQQAHEALLDMLDEIAAGQDLDARPESLAALRGLLDDALDPDAMGVVGADRVTPLPGSGALPDPAVVELFLEEARDILDSADQALQQWKADPDSLSVLSALQHDVLTLKGGAQMAAIGAVELLAQELALLYEGLVDRRLGASAALFDLLARSHGALAGMLHSVQQGQVPASAVALLGELREFRHTTPPPGQAEQFEEQHEAAGDKELLEVFLEESSDIVESAAQSLALWQADPRNTVEVENLLRDLHTLKGGARMVEIAAIGDLAHELEFLYELLAAGRLPSTPALFSLLQNCHDRLAHMLDAVRLGQPLHAATALIDYIRNFSSAALTDSAAGQAQGEVAPVDTPTAAPERAAGDMVKVDAELLDDLGNLAGEHSVIRGRIEQQVNDAQFALNEMETTLERMRDQLLRLDIETQGRISSRQQFEGDAYDDFDPLEMDRHSQLQQLSRALFESASDLLDLKETLMQRAQEAHSLLQQQARVNSQLQEGLTATLMVPFERLVPRLQRVVRQVASELGKQVELVVGNAEGELDRSVLERMVAPLEHMLRNAVDHGLETRESRLAAGKPELGTIHLNLLHEGADIVIEMSDDGAGVPLDAVRNKAIKRGLLDPQARLSDHEILQFILRPGFSTAEKITQISGRGLGMDVVHEEVKQLGGSMSIESSPGKGARFLIRLPFTVSMNRALMVHLGEEQYAIPLNTIEGIVRVPPAELEACYRLDPPRYSYAGHDYALRYLGELVQGSGQPSLLGQSVPLPVLLTHSHEQSFAIQVDNLSPSREIVVKSLGPQFAAVPGLSGATLLGDGRVVLILDLLGQLRGQQRRLARLPGAAGSQRGLVGPTQRRPLLVMVVDDSVTVRKVTSRLLERHGISVLTAKDGVDAMALLEEHRPDVLLLDIEMPRMDGFEVATRIRRDERLKQLPIIMITSRTGQKHRERAMAIGVNEYLGKPYQESVLLQSIAHWSQNHA; encoded by the coding sequence ATGAAAGGGGCGAGTGTGATGGCCGGCATGCTCGGCGGCGCGCGGCACGACACCGTCGCCCTGGCCTGGACCAAGGCGCCGATCCTCGATTGCCTGGGCCAGGCGCGCCAGGCCCTGGAGCGCTTTACCGGCATGCCCGAGGACCTGTCGATCCTCGCGTTCTTCGTCGACAACCTGCACCAGGTGCACAACTGCCTGCGGGTGCTCGAACTGCCGGGTGCCGCGCGCCTGGCCGAAGAGCTGGAACTGCTCGGGCGGGCCATGGCCGAGGGCCAGGTCAGCCCCCGTGGCGATTGCCTGGGCGCGTTGTTCCGCGGCCTGGAGCAGTTGCCCCCGTACCTCGACCGCTTGCGGGGCGCGCGGCACGACCTGCCGTTGGTGGTGATGCCGCTGCTCAACCAGTTGCGTGTCTGCCGGGGCGCCGAGCCCCTGGCCCAAGGTAGCCTGCTGGGCGAACTCGGCCAGCGCCTGGCGGGTGCCGAAGACCTGGCCAACCTCGACCTGTCGCTGGGTAACTGGCGGGAGCACATGCAGGCCGGCTCCGGTCGCGACGCACTGCGTTCGGTGGTGATGGCGCTGTGCGACGACCTGATGCGCATCAAGGAGCGCCTCGACCCGTTCGTCAGTGGCGAGCGACAGCCTCGCGAGCCTCTGGAGCACCTGCTGGCGCCGTTACGGCATGTGGCCGATACCCTGTCGGTGCTGGGCTTCCAGCAACCACGCCGGGTGATCATCGACCAGGTGCTGGCGTTGCAGGCCGTGGTCGAGCGAGACGATGGCGTGGACGAAGCGGTGCTGATGGACGTGGCTGGCGCGCTGCTCTACGTGGAAGCGACCCTCAATGGCATGGTGGGGCCGCTGGAGGAGACCGCGCCGGGCAACTTGCCAGGCTCGGACCTTGCGGAGATTCGCCAGCTGGTACTCAGTGAAGCGCTCAACGTACTGCAACAGGCCAAGGACCTGATCGGCGACTGTCTGGAGTCTGACTGGTCGCGCCAGCGCCTGCAGGCTCTGCCCGGGCTGTTGCACCAAGTGCGCGGTGCCCTGGCGATGCTGGCGCTGCCTGCGGCCGCCGAGGTGTTCGCCGGCTGTGCCGGGTATGTCCAGGGCTGGCTGGTGCACCTCGAGGAGGAGCCCCTGCCCGACGAGCTGGCGCACCTGGCCGACGCCCTCAGCGCCGGCGAGGCCTACCTGCAATGGCGGGTGGCCGACCCGTTGGCCGACGCCCAGCGTTTCATCGACATGGCCCATGCCAGCCTGGCCGCCCTGGGTGTGCAATGCCAGCGAGTCGATGCCGGGCAGTCCATCGATGGCATCGACGATGAGTTGCGCGAAGTGTTTCTTGAGGAAGCCGCCGAACTGCTGCCGGAGATCGAGCGCCACTGGTTGCGCTGGCGGGCGGACAACAGCCTGCGCGAGCCGTTGGTCGAAGTGCGCCGGGCCTTGCACACGCTAAAAGGCAGTGGGCGCATGGTCCATGCCGAAGCCGTGGCGGAGCTGGCCTGGGGCGCCGAGCACCTGCTCAACCGGGTGCTGGAAGGGCGCATCGTGCTCAGCCCGGAAGGGTTGGTGGCGTTGCAGCAGGTGTTCGTGCGCCTGCCCGACCTGCTGGCCGATTTCGCTGCCAGCCAGTTGCCGCCTTCGGCCGAGATCGAACAGCTGGCGAGCCACCTGCATGCGCTGGCACTCAACGATACGCCGGCCAGCGCCAGCATCGACGGGCTCGACCCGCACCTGCTGGAGATCTTCCGCAACGAGGCCCTGGGCCATCTGGCCGGGCTCGATACTTTCCTGCAAGGCGCCGATGCGCAGGGCACCGCGGTCAGCGACAGCCTGCAGCGCGCCTTGCACACGCTCAAGGGCAGCGCCGCCATGGCCGGGGTGATGCCGGTGGCGGAGCTGGCCACCGCGCTTGACCGTCTGGTGCGTGAGTACAAGGGGCACCAGATATCGCTGCAGCTGGCCGAAATAGAGCTGCTTGAGGCAGCCCGAGCCCTGTTCCACCTGGGCCTGGCCCAGCTGGGCAGCACGCCGCTGGCCGCCATTCCCGGCGCCGCATCGTTGATCGAGCAGGTCGGCCAGGCTGTCGACAACCGCCTGGCGCAGCATCAGGACGACCCGCATCAGCCGCGGCGCAGCCGCCGCGACCCGCAGTTGATCAGCACTTTCCTGGCCCAGGGCATGGACATCCTGCTCGATGCCGAGTCGCTGCTGATGCATTGGCAGGCGCACCCAGGCGAGCGCCAGCCACTGGAGACCTTGCTGGATGACTTGACCACCCTTGGCCACAGCGCCCATCAGGCCGAGCTGTGGCAGGTGGATGAGATCTGCGAAGGGCTGCTCGACCTGTACGGCGCGGTGGAGGAGGGCAGCCTGGCGGTCACGCCACGGTTGTTCGCCGTGGCACAGCAGGCCCATGAGGCGCTGCTCGACATGCTCGATGAGATTGCCGCCGGGCAAGACCTGGATGCCCGTCCGGAGAGCTTGGCGGCATTGCGCGGCCTGTTGGATGACGCGCTCGACCCGGATGCCATGGGGGTGGTTGGCGCCGACCGAGTGACGCCGCTCCCGGGTTCAGGCGCACTGCCGGACCCTGCGGTGGTCGAGCTGTTCCTGGAAGAGGCGCGAGACATCCTCGACAGCGCCGACCAGGCCTTGCAGCAGTGGAAGGCCGATCCGGACAGCCTCTCCGTGCTGTCGGCCCTGCAGCACGATGTGCTGACGCTCAAGGGCGGGGCACAGATGGCCGCCATCGGCGCGGTGGAGCTCCTTGCCCAGGAGCTGGCGCTGCTCTACGAAGGCCTGGTTGACCGCCGCCTGGGTGCCAGCGCGGCATTGTTCGACCTGCTCGCACGCAGCCACGGCGCGCTGGCCGGGATGCTGCACAGCGTTCAGCAGGGCCAGGTGCCCGCCTCGGCGGTGGCGCTACTCGGCGAATTGCGCGAGTTCCGCCATACCACGCCGCCACCGGGCCAGGCAGAACAGTTCGAGGAACAACACGAGGCCGCAGGCGACAAGGAGCTGCTGGAGGTCTTCCTCGAAGAAAGCTCCGACATCGTCGAGAGCGCCGCGCAATCGCTGGCCCTCTGGCAGGCCGACCCGCGCAACACGGTCGAAGTGGAGAACCTGTTGCGCGACCTGCACACGCTCAAGGGCGGTGCACGGATGGTGGAGATCGCGGCCATCGGCGACCTCGCCCATGAACTGGAGTTTCTCTACGAGCTGCTGGCTGCCGGGCGCCTGCCGTCGACCCCGGCGCTGTTCAGCCTGCTGCAGAACTGCCACGACCGCCTGGCGCACATGCTCGACGCGGTACGCCTGGGCCAGCCGCTGCACGCCGCCACGGCGCTGATCGACTACATCCGCAACTTCTCCAGCGCCGCCCTCACCGACAGCGCGGCTGGCCAGGCCCAGGGCGAGGTCGCCCCGGTCGATACACCGACCGCCGCTCCCGAGAGAGCCGCGGGGGACATGGTCAAGGTCGACGCCGAACTGCTCGACGATCTGGGCAACCTGGCCGGCGAGCATTCGGTGATCCGCGGGCGGATCGAACAACAGGTCAACGACGCCCAGTTCGCCCTGAACGAGATGGAAACCACGCTGGAGCGCATGCGCGACCAGCTGCTGCGCCTGGACATCGAAACCCAAGGGCGGATCTCCAGCCGGCAACAGTTCGAAGGCGATGCCTACGACGACTTCGACCCGCTGGAGATGGACCGCCATTCACAGTTGCAGCAGTTGTCCCGGGCCCTGTTCGAGTCGGCCTCCGACCTGCTCGACCTGAAGGAAACCTTGATGCAGCGCGCCCAGGAGGCGCACAGCCTTCTGCAGCAGCAGGCGCGGGTCAACAGCCAGTTGCAGGAAGGCCTGACCGCCACGTTGATGGTGCCGTTCGAACGCCTGGTACCGCGTTTGCAACGGGTGGTGCGGCAGGTGGCCAGCGAGTTGGGCAAGCAGGTCGAACTGGTGGTCGGCAACGCCGAGGGCGAGCTGGACCGTAGCGTGCTCGAACGCATGGTTGCGCCGCTGGAGCATATGCTGCGCAACGCTGTCGACCACGGTCTTGAAACCCGCGAATCCCGCCTGGCCGCCGGCAAGCCGGAGCTGGGCACCATCCACCTGAACCTGTTGCACGAGGGCGCCGACATCGTCATCGAGATGAGCGACGACGGTGCCGGCGTGCCGTTGGACGCGGTGCGCAACAAAGCCATCAAGCGTGGGCTGCTCGACCCGCAGGCGCGTCTGAGTGACCACGAGATCCTGCAATTCATCCTGCGCCCGGGGTTCTCCACGGCAGAGAAGATCACTCAGATCTCCGGGCGTGGCCTGGGCATGGATGTGGTCCATGAAGAGGTCAAGCAGCTGGGTGGCTCCATGAGCATCGAGTCCAGCCCTGGCAAGGGCGCGCGCTTCCTGATCCGCCTGCCGTTCACCGTGTCGATGAACCGGGCGCTGATGGTGCACCTGGGGGAAGAGCAGTACGCCATCCCGCTGAACACAATCGAAGGTATCGTCCGGGTGCCGCCCGCCGAGCTGGAGGCCTGCTATCGGCTCGACCCGCCGCGCTACAGCTATGCCGGTCACGACTATGCGCTGCGCTACCTGGGCGAGCTGGTACAGGGCAGCGGGCAGCCCAGCCTGCTGGGCCAGAGCGTGCCATTGCCGGTGCTGCTCACCCATTCCCACGAACAGTCGTTCGCCATCCAGGTCGACAACCTGTCACCCAGCCGCGAGATCGTGGTCAAGAGCCTGGGGCCACAGTTCGCCGCCGTGCCTGGGTTGTCGGGCGCGACGTTGCTTGGCGATGGCCGGGTGGTGCTGATTCTCGACTTGCTCGGCCAGCTGCGTGGCCAGCAGCGGCGCCTGGCACGTCTGCCGGGTGCGGCGGGCAGCCAGCGTGGGCTGGTCGGGCCGACGCAACGGCGGCCGCTGCTGGTGATGGTGGTGGACGACTCGGTGACCGTGCGCAAGGTCACCAGCCGCCTGCTCGAACGCCATGGCATCAGCGTGCTGACCGCCAAGGATGGTGTCGATGCCATGGCCCTGCTCGAGGAGCATCGCCCGGACGTGTTGCTGCTGGACATCGAGATGCCGCGCATGGATGGTTTCGAGGTGGCCACCCGCATTCGCCGCGACGAACGCCTCAAGCAGTTGCCGATCATCATGATCACCTCGCGCACCGGGCAGAAGCACCGCGAGCGCGCGATGGCCATCGGCGTCAACGAGTACCTGGGCAAGCCTTACCAGGAATCGGTGCTGTTGCAGAGCATCGCCCATTGGAGCCAGAACCATGCTTGA
- a CDS encoding methyl-accepting chemotaxis protein yields MAQRPRSTAQITVLFVVLILSIVLLFANFAYLNTQANHDKQYIGHAGELRVLSQRIAKNATEAAAGKALAFKLLSDARNDFERRWSYLREGDKATGLPPAPVKVRDEMDAVRQDWENLRKNTDTILASEQTVLSLHQVAATLAETVPQLQVEYEKVVEILLQSGAPANQVAVAQRQLLLAERILGSVNTVLAGDDTSVQAADAFGRDASRFGQVLEGMLAGNPAIQVTRVEDADARARLAEIAELFQFVAGSVDEILETSPELFRVREAAGNIFSLSQTLLDEASHLANGFENLAGGRTLDTVGGYVLGLLALASIILIGLVMVRATSRQLRETAEKNERNQQAIMRLLDEIEELADGDLTVTVSVTEDFTGAIADSINYSVDQLRDLVATINHSAEQVAAAVQDTQNTARQLAKASEHQAEQISEASEAVGDMVESIDRVSAHAYESAKVAERSVAIANKGNEVVHNTIHGMDNIREQIQDTAKRIKRLGESSQEIGDIVSLIDDIAEQTNILALNAAIQASLAGEAGRGFAVVADEVQRLAERSSSATRQIEALVRTIQADTNEAVISMEQTTAEVVRGARLAQDAGVALAEIEGVSQTLADLIHSISDAAQLQTSSAGQISHTMAVIQQITAQTSAGSGATADSIRHLARMASEMRRSVSGFTLPKPVERQ; encoded by the coding sequence GTGGCCCAGCGACCACGCAGCACCGCGCAGATCACCGTGCTGTTCGTGGTGCTGATCCTGTCGATCGTCCTGCTGTTCGCCAATTTCGCCTACCTCAACACCCAGGCCAACCACGACAAGCAGTACATCGGCCATGCCGGCGAGCTGCGGGTGCTGTCGCAGCGCATCGCCAAGAACGCCACCGAGGCGGCGGCGGGCAAGGCACTGGCGTTCAAGCTGCTCAGCGATGCGCGCAACGACTTCGAGCGCCGCTGGAGCTACCTGCGCGAGGGCGACAAGGCCACTGGGCTGCCGCCCGCGCCGGTGAAGGTGCGCGATGAAATGGACGCGGTGCGCCAGGACTGGGAAAACCTGCGCAAGAACACCGATACCATCCTCGCCAGCGAGCAGACCGTGCTGTCGCTGCACCAGGTCGCGGCCACGCTGGCCGAGACCGTGCCGCAATTGCAGGTCGAATACGAAAAGGTGGTGGAGATCCTGCTGCAGAGCGGCGCCCCGGCCAACCAGGTGGCGGTGGCCCAGCGCCAGTTGCTGCTCGCCGAACGGATTCTGGGCTCGGTCAATACCGTGCTGGCCGGCGACGATACCTCGGTCCAGGCGGCCGATGCCTTCGGCCGCGATGCCAGCCGTTTCGGCCAGGTGCTCGAAGGCATGCTCGCCGGCAACCCGGCGATCCAGGTGACCCGGGTCGAAGACGCCGATGCCCGCGCACGCTTGGCCGAGATCGCCGAGCTGTTCCAGTTCGTCGCAGGCTCGGTGGACGAGATCCTCGAGACCTCGCCCGAGCTGTTCCGTGTGCGCGAGGCCGCAGGCAACATCTTCAGCCTGTCGCAGACGCTGCTCGACGAAGCCTCGCACCTGGCCAACGGCTTCGAGAACCTGGCCGGCGGGCGCACCCTCGACACCGTCGGCGGCTATGTGCTCGGCCTGCTGGCGCTGGCCTCGATCATCCTGATCGGCCTGGTGATGGTGCGCGCCACCAGCCGCCAGTTGCGCGAAACCGCCGAGAAGAACGAGCGCAACCAGCAGGCGATCATGCGCCTGCTCGACGAGATCGAGGAGCTGGCCGACGGCGACCTGACCGTCACCGTGTCGGTCACCGAAGACTTCACCGGCGCCATCGCCGACTCGATCAACTATTCGGTCGACCAGCTGCGTGACCTGGTGGCCACCATCAACCACAGCGCCGAGCAGGTCGCCGCGGCGGTGCAGGACACGCAGAACACCGCGCGCCAGCTGGCCAAGGCCTCGGAGCACCAGGCCGAGCAGATCAGCGAGGCGTCGGAGGCGGTGGGCGACATGGTCGAGTCGATCGACCGGGTGTCGGCCCATGCCTACGAGTCGGCCAAGGTTGCCGAGCGTTCGGTGGCCATCGCCAACAAGGGCAACGAGGTGGTGCACAACACCATCCACGGTATGGACAACATCCGCGAACAGATCCAGGACACCGCCAAGCGGATCAAGCGCCTGGGTGAGTCCTCCCAGGAGATCGGCGACATCGTCAGCCTGATCGACGACATTGCCGAGCAGACCAACATCCTGGCCCTCAACGCCGCTATCCAGGCCTCGCTGGCCGGCGAGGCCGGGCGCGGCTTCGCCGTGGTCGCCGACGAGGTGCAGCGCCTGGCCGAGCGTTCGTCCTCGGCCACCCGCCAGATCGAGGCGCTGGTGCGCACCATCCAGGCCGACACCAACGAAGCGGTGATCTCCATGGAGCAGACCACCGCTGAAGTGGTGCGCGGCGCGCGCCTGGCCCAGGACGCGGGCGTGGCCCTGGCCGAGATCGAGGGGGTATCGCAGACCCTGGCCGACCTGATCCACAGCATCTCCGATGCGGCCCAGTTGCAGACCTCGTCCGCCGGGCAGATCTCCCACACCATGGCGGTGATCCAGCAGATCACTGCGCAGACCTCGGCCGGCTCCGGCGCCACCGCCGACAGCATCCGTCACCTGGCGCGCATGGCCAGCGAGATGCGCCGCTCGGTGTCCGGCTTCACCCTGCCCAAACCGGTCGAGCGTCAATGA